One Ferribacterium limneticum genomic window, TGCGTGTGCGTGGCGACGTGCGGCGGGGTCTTGTAATCAAGCGATTTGGCGGGGGACAGGAAAATCAGCATGGTCGTTGGCGCGGGTTGGCAATGCCTCGATTTTACGCGAGGGCGACCCGGCCACGCGGACTGTCGCGGCGGATGTCGCTGGGCGAACAGCCGAAACGGCGGCGAAAGCGTACGGCGAACTGCGACGGCGACTGGTAGCCGACCTCGCCGGCGATGCGCGTCACCGGCTGCGCGGTCGACTGCAGCAGAGTGAGCGCCGTCGACATGCGCACGTCGAGCAGGATTTCGGACAACGAACTGTCCTCGGCAGCCAGATGGCGGCGCAGGCTGGCCTCGCTCATGGCGAAATGGCCAGCCACTTCGGGCGAACGCCAGTCATGCGCCGGATCACCAGCGAGCAGACGACGCACGCGCGGCGCCAGGCTCGCGTCGTCGAGCAACAGGCGACCAGCACCCTCCAGCCAGACCAGCATTTCCAGCGCCCGATGAGCGACCACCGCATCCGGCAGCGCCGCATCGTCGAATGATTGCGTCAATGCCGTGAAAGCATCGGCAAAGGCCGGCGCCACCTTGCCCAGCGTCACCACCGACTGCGGCCGTTCGCCGGCCGTCGGCGCCCGCCACCGTTCGAGCAGGCCGCGCTCCCAGGCCAGCCAGCGGGCGCGATAGCTCGGCGCCTCGCCGAGATAATTGGTGATGTCAAACGACTGGCCACCGGCCAACGCCACCGCCTGACCGGCCTCGACGCGGAAGGTGCCGGCCTCGCCGTGCAGAATCTTGTAGCCGGATTCGACCAGGACCAGCGTCGGCAGGTCGATCCACAGCCGCCGGAACTGCAAAGGCTGGCGCTGGACGATGCTGCCCGAGACGGCAATACCGGCGCGCTGGACTATGGTTGGCTGCATGCTTTTTTCTCCGGGAAGGCCGGCGGCATGCCGGCCTTTTCGCCCATGTTAACGCGAACCGAGCAGGGTCACGCTTGCCTTGCCGAGGCCGTTGGCCCAGGCCATGAAGCCAACCAGTGCCGGCGTCGCATTGGCCGGCAGATCAAGCTTGTCGACCTTGAGCGCATGCACGGTGAAGACGTAGCGGTGCGTCTGGCCGACCGGCGGGCAACTGCCGAGATAAGCAGACTCCCCGTTGTCGCCGGCGATGGCGCGGGCGCCGGCCGGCAGTGCGCCGCCGGGATTGCCGGCCGCCGGATCCAGATGATCGGCAGCGGCCGGCAGGTTGGCGACCACCCAATGCCACCAGCCAGACCCGGTCGGTGCATCCGGGTCGTACATGGTCACGACAAAACTGCGCGTCCCGGCCGGCGCACCCGACCAATTCAAGGCCGGCGAGACGTTGCCGCCGTTGCAGCCGAAGACATTGGCGTAATGCGCCGGCGCCAGCCGACCATCCGGTCCGGCCTCGACGACCAGGCGAAAATCATCGGCACGGGCCAGGCCGCAGGCCAACAGGGCGGTAACCAGCGTGACGCGAAATAAGGTTTTCATGAAAAGGCTCCTTGCAGTGACGGGAGCCATCAGTCTGCCCGCCCGGCCCTTTCGACGCCGCTTCGTGGCGCGCAAGGATTGTCCCGATTCGCTCACGATGATCCTAGAAACCTCAGTTGGACGTGGCTGTTGGTGCGTTTGGGCGGGATGGCCGGCGCGAAGCGACGCCGCGGCAGGCTCATGCCTGCAAGAAGGAGCGACAAAGCCGGACGCCCGACCAAATGTGCCAGCGGCCACGTAGCGCTGTCACCCAATGGATGAATCACAGCAAAGGCACAAACGTCAGATTTCATGCGGCTCTCAAAGGATGGGAAAGCGGTCAACTGCGGTTTCTAGGATGAAATCCCGACCATCGATCCTGCGACGCTACCCCGCCCCCCTGTTAAAATCCCAACTTTGAATTTTCTGGACACCCGATGAAACGCACCCGCTTTGGCTCTCGCGACCGTCTTTCCCGCGACGCGGCCGAACTGCAACGTCTGGCCACTGGCCTTTCCGAATCCGGCGGCAAGCTGGAAGACGCCTACTGGGAAGCGCAACTCGCCGAAGTCGTCGACAGCCTGCTCAAAAACGGTGACGAGGATGACATCAACACCGCGCTCGACCGCCTGTTCGAGGCCAACCCGCGCGCCCACGACGAACTGGCCGACATGATCGAGTCGCGGGCCGAAACCAACCGCGTCGAAGTCCAGGGTCAGGCATACGACATCCAGCTCTTCGCCGCGCCCGTCCT contains:
- a CDS encoding helix-turn-helix transcriptional regulator, whose product is MQPTIVQRAGIAVSGSIVQRQPLQFRRLWIDLPTLVLVESGYKILHGEAGTFRVEAGQAVALAGGQSFDITNYLGEAPSYRARWLAWERGLLERWRAPTAGERPQSVVTLGKVAPAFADAFTALTQSFDDAALPDAVVAHRALEMLVWLEGAGRLLLDDASLAPRVRRLLAGDPAHDWRSPEVAGHFAMSEASLRRHLAAEDSSLSEILLDVRMSTALTLLQSTAQPVTRIAGEVGYQSPSQFAVRFRRRFGCSPSDIRRDSPRGRVALA
- a CDS encoding YbhB/YbcL family Raf kinase inhibitor-like protein, which translates into the protein MKTLFRVTLVTALLACGLARADDFRLVVEAGPDGRLAPAHYANVFGCNGGNVSPALNWSGAPAGTRSFVVTMYDPDAPTGSGWWHWVVANLPAAADHLDPAAGNPGGALPAGARAIAGDNGESAYLGSCPPVGQTHRYVFTVHALKVDKLDLPANATPALVGFMAWANGLGKASVTLLGSR